From Cucumis melo cultivar AY chromosome 3, USDA_Cmelo_AY_1.0, whole genome shotgun sequence:
TTCGAACCATCCTCAACCACATTTCCGTTGATCTCAAGGGCCTGTGCCCGCTTGCTTGCATCTAACCCCAACACAATAAGTTTCTCAACTATCCAACCCTTTTCCAAAGCAAATTTGCTTTCTTGAACTGCAGACCAAACCTTAACACTCCCCTGGCTCAAAGTTGCATAAAGTTCAATGTAAGTAGATAGACCATCACCAAGGCTTATCTCCGGATGCTCGTCCTCATCAAGAAACAGCTTTCCTTTGGCCTCTCCTTTGCTATCATCGGCAGGGAAGGCCACGATGAAAGTGAAAGGAGTTTTACGAGCTTCCTTTGAATTCAATCCACCTCGCTGCATTGGTAGAATGCTGTTTTGATACAAATGGACATTAATAACGTGCAATGGTGCAGGAAGAGACAGATATTGAACTTCGTCTGATACGATGGTTTTCTTCATATCAAACAAACTGTACCAAGTGCCTGGTGGAAACATTGCACTGACTTTTGTCTTTCCCTTCTCTAGCACAGGGGATACGAGAACACTGCTGCCAAGCAAAAATTGAGTGCTCACATTGTAACACTCCTTAAGATCTGGGAATGAGAAGAAGAGCGGTCTAGCAATTGGTGCTCCGGTTGTATGAGCTTCATAGTTCAATGTGTATAGATATGGTAGGAGCTTATACCTCATGGCCAGTGCATTTCGACCAGATATAGCAACAGACTCCCACTGATAAAGTTCCTGTCTAGGGGAATAGTAATTGGCATGATCCCTTGAGAATGGATAGAAAGCGCCAAGTTCAATCCAACGATTGCAGAGTTCTTCCGTGGGTGCAGGATAGAACCCACAGATATCAGAACCAACCATTGGCATTCCAAATATACCAAAATTAAGCATTGTAGAAATGGAGTACTTCAAATCATCCCATGTTCCCTTGTTATCCCCAGTCCAGTGAGCTGCATATTTGCCTGAACCAACAAATGTGGAACGGGAAAGGATAAACGGCCTCTTCCCCTCAAGACCGAGAAGGGCCTTATGCGTTGCAACAGACTGAGAGAACCCATAGAGACTGTGAGCATCATACTCAAGAACGCCATTGTAGTGAACTGCACTGGTCGCAATTGTTTTGAAGCCAATTGGCACCTGCAAACCTGATGCATTTATCTTGTAAGGAGGATCGTCCCATCTTGTTTCCGTAATGTTCTTGCAGTCTAGACAACAAATCCAGCCAGGTCCTGTTCCAGTTGGGCATTGTTTGCCTTCTGGGATTTTGCACAATCCAGAACAGAAGTTTGAGACTTCATTCATATCAAGCCACAGACCATCAACAGGGACAAGTTCATGGAAACGGCGGACCTCATCACCCCACCATGAAACAGTTTTGGGATTAAGGAAATCGGGGAAGTTTACGGCACCAGGCCAAACTTGAGCCAAAAATGGTTCACCGTGGTACTTAATGAAAACATCATTTTCCAAGCCCCTTTGATGAACACCATAACTGGAGTTAACAGCAATGCCAGGGTCAACGATCACAACGTACTTCATGCCAATGCTATGTATCTTGTCTAGGAAAGCTAGAAGCTTTGGCCGTGGATAATTGACGGGGTTGAGAGTGAAATCCTTCTTTCCATCCATGTGATCATCATCAGTCCAAATAACGTCAAGCGGAATTTGAGCTTTTTGATAGTTCTCAACAACATCCTCAATAACAGATAGGTTATGGTAACCCCATCTACACTGGTGAAATCCTGCACACCAGGAGACAAACTTTCATTAGAAGTTCGATTTAATCCAGAGCATTAGTTAAAGCAGTAAATAAAGGCATCTTTAGAACTCAAGGATGCACAACCTAAACAAAGTTATCTAAATAAATAACAACATGAAGAATAAT
This genomic window contains:
- the LOC103488619 gene encoding alpha-xylosidase 1 translates to MLPSRFLPLSLLLILFFNGVHSRSKFSLSSSSSPVSSKIGLGYRLVSVEETPDGGLLARLQVKQPNTIYGPDIPYLQLFVKHETNDRLRVHITDAEKQRWEVPYNLLPREQPPVAKQTIGKSTKNTITGSEYVGSNLIFSYTSDPFSFLVKRKSNGDILFDSSSSDSDPYSNLVFKDQYLEISTKLPEDAALYGLGENTQPHGIRIYPNDPYTLYTTDVSAINLNTDLYGSHPVYMDLRNEGGKASAHAVLLLNSNGMDVFYRGKSLTYKVIGGVLDFYFFSGPSPLDVVQQYTSLIGKPAPMPYWAFGFHQCRWGYHNLSVIEDVVENYQKAQIPLDVIWTDDDHMDGKKDFTLNPVNYPRPKLLAFLDKIHSIGMKYVVIVDPGIAVNSSYGVHQRGLENDVFIKYHGEPFLAQVWPGAVNFPDFLNPKTVSWWGDEVRRFHELVPVDGLWLDMNEVSNFCSGLCKIPEGKQCPTGTGPGWICCLDCKNITETRWDDPPYKINASGLQVPIGFKTIATSAVHYNGVLEYDAHSLYGFSQSVATHKALLGLEGKRPFILSRSTFVGSGKYAAHWTGDNKGTWDDLKYSISTMLNFGIFGMPMVGSDICGFYPAPTEELCNRWIELGAFYPFSRDHANYYSPRQELYQWESVAISGRNALAMRYKLLPYLYTLNYEAHTTGAPIARPLFFSFPDLKECYNVSTQFLLGSSVLVSPVLEKGKTKVSAMFPPGTWYSLFDMKKTIVSDEVQYLSLPAPLHVINVHLYQNSILPMQRGGLNSKEARKTPFTFIVAFPADDSKGEAKGKLFLDEDEHPEISLGDGLSTYIELYATLSQGSVKVWSAVQESKFALEKGWIVEKLIVLGLDASKRAQALEINGNVVEDGSNIEFYTSEQSYQQAKLEDGGDKRKTAMVEVRGLSLPVGKNFEISWKMG